One segment of Gilliamella sp. ESL0441 DNA contains the following:
- a CDS encoding DUF6708 domain-containing protein, whose amino-acid sequence MPSKYNPQILGWIGDLEKGPTYLMGADERLLYANDNFCAFIRKKKSTQIFHSLMYILVILSFPVAMYMSLQLILLWDEDDEIYFLTLPIFIEVISVVAMYLIIPELYHNLFTRRGAPIIFNRKTGKVYVNESYFYNFKFLKNPLTYLHPSKKRIKEYDWAYLQGVVVHNFSRYSRNSTILMVCKPHTHKTIDHILLDPLRAGVGSYLVWGWVNNFMCFDELIDLNEGKYKTDEELQFKKEIIEGQGWPDWMVEAFNATTHEELADIKQKYTI is encoded by the coding sequence ATGCCATCAAAATATAACCCCCAAATCCTTGGATGGATAGGTGATTTAGAAAAAGGTCCCACATATTTAATGGGTGCTGATGAGCGACTACTTTATGCCAATGATAATTTTTGTGCTTTCATTCGTAAAAAAAAATCAACCCAAATTTTTCATTCATTGATGTATATTCTTGTTATTTTATCCTTTCCTGTTGCAATGTATATGTCTTTACAATTAATTCTGTTATGGGATGAAGACGATGAAATTTATTTTTTGACGTTACCAATATTTATAGAGGTCATTTCAGTAGTTGCTATGTATCTTATAATTCCTGAACTTTATCATAATTTATTTACTCGCCGAGGTGCCCCAATCATTTTTAACCGTAAAACAGGTAAAGTTTATGTCAACGAAAGCTATTTTTATAATTTTAAATTTCTAAAAAATCCGCTTACCTATTTACACCCGAGTAAAAAACGTATTAAAGAGTATGATTGGGCTTATTTACAAGGGGTAGTGGTGCATAACTTTTCCCGATATTCACGCAATAGCACCATCTTAATGGTATGTAAACCTCATACCCATAAGACAATCGACCATATACTATTAGACCCATTACGCGCTGGTGTAGGCAGTTATCTGGTTTGGGGTTGGGTCAATAACTTTATGTGTTTTGATGAGTTAATCGACTTAAACGAAGGCAAATATAAGACTGATGAAGAGCTTCAATTTAAAAAAGAGATTATAGAAGGTCAAGGTTGGCCAGACTGGATGGTCGAAGCATTTAATGCCACCACGCATGAGGAGCTAGCCGACATCAAACAAAAATATACTATATAA